In the Luteitalea sp. genome, one interval contains:
- the yacG gene encoding DNA gyrase inhibitor YacG, giving the protein MPVCVYCRRQPVSERWRPFCSERCKRLDLSRWLDGSYRIPDPEPPDSAEDPEAALIPDEDETGEASD; this is encoded by the coding sequence ATGCCGGTCTGTGTATACTGTCGCCGGCAGCCCGTGAGCGAGCGGTGGCGGCCGTTCTGTAGCGAGCGCTGCAAACGGCTGGATCTCTCCCGCTGGCTTGACGGCAGCTACCGGATCCCCGACCCGGAGCCCCCCGACTCGGCCGAAGATCCGGAGGCCGCGCTGATCCCAGACGAGGACGAGACTGGCGAGGCCTCCGACTGA
- the phoU gene encoding phosphate signaling complex protein PhoU — MEPVERVVSQLHESLEHLKERLLVMGGLAEERVRHVIEAVVDRDVAQVEKIRTSDEPVNELHMEIDDRCFKMLALHQPMAVDLRGIVGAVKINTDLERVGDLAVNIAEAAQRYLLHPPVKELIDIPRMATIAQAMLRDALDAYVRRDLELARHVLNEDDKLDALKTQVFRELLTYMLQDPRTIEPALDLILISRHLERIGDHATNIAEDVIFMVSAQDVRHHAGERE, encoded by the coding sequence ATGGAACCAGTCGAACGCGTCGTATCGCAACTCCACGAATCGCTCGAGCACCTCAAGGAACGGTTGCTCGTCATGGGGGGGTTGGCGGAGGAGCGTGTCCGTCACGTCATCGAAGCCGTCGTCGACCGTGACGTCGCGCAGGTGGAGAAGATTCGCACCAGCGACGAGCCAGTGAACGAGCTCCACATGGAGATCGACGATCGCTGTTTCAAGATGCTCGCGCTTCACCAGCCGATGGCCGTCGACCTGCGCGGGATCGTCGGAGCGGTCAAGATCAATACCGACCTCGAGCGCGTCGGCGATCTCGCGGTCAACATTGCCGAGGCGGCGCAGCGCTACCTGCTCCACCCGCCGGTGAAGGAGCTCATCGATATCCCACGGATGGCCACCATCGCGCAGGCGATGCTGCGCGATGCGCTCGACGCGTACGTCCGGCGCGACCTCGAGCTGGCGCGGCACGTGCTCAACGAAGACGACAAGCTGGACGCCCTCAAGACGCAGGTGTTCCGCGAGCTGCTGACCTACATGCTGCAGGATCCGCGCACGATCGAGCCGGCGCTCGACCTCATCCTCATTTCGCGTCACTTGGAGCGCATCGGCGATCACGCCACGAATATTGCCGAAGACGTCATCTTCATGGTCTCGGCGCAGGACGTGCGACACCACGCGGGCGAGCGCGAATAG